In the genome of Drosophila yakuba strain Tai18E2 chromosome 3R, Prin_Dyak_Tai18E2_2.1, whole genome shotgun sequence, one region contains:
- the LOC6535970 gene encoding dnaJ homolog subfamily C member 30, mitochondrial: protein MFQHSPMLWRPLLLLRGLHLGQRHQISHYEALGIGRQCTQNEIKAAYYKLSMLYHPDRNQGSDSAAKKFREINQAYEILGNYRLRRLYDKGIVHTAGAQYAQDVQDVAEPVVEDDAETKFYKSRFQKSRVADSEGRTPIYDFDEWSRNHYGKSFDRRQAAQAKYDRIKVQKESNKMSGETDMVLLAFIFAGIAVYLMFLAESSYDTPKRRAEERHRRDQEEREQKVAGKQS, encoded by the coding sequence ATGTTTCAGCACAGCCCAATGTTGTGGCGACCTCTGCTCCTGCTGCGCGGTCTCCACCTGGGTCAACGCCACCAGATAAGCCACTACGAAGCACTGGGAATCGGACGTCAGTGCACGCAGAACGAGATCAAGGCAGCTTACTATAAGCTCTCGATGCTCTACCATCCGGACAGGAACCAAGGAAGTGATAGCGCAGCCAAGAAGTTCCGGGAAATCAATCAGGCTTATGAGATTCTGGGAAACTATCGGCTGCGTCGTCTTTACGACAAGGGAATCGTGCATACGGCGGGCGCCCAATATGCCCAAGATGTCCAGGATGTGGCAGAACCCGTAGTCGAGGACGATGCGGAGACTAAGTTTTACAAATCGCGTTTTCAGAAATCGCGTGTAGCGGACTCTGAAGGCCGTACGCCCATCTATGACTTTGACGAGTGGTCCCGAAATCACTACGGTAAATCATTTGACCGGAGACAGGCCGCCCAGGCCAAATATGACCGAATTAAGGTGCAAAAGGAGAGCAACAAGATGTCAGGTGAGACAGACATGGTCTTGCTGGCGTTTATCTTTGCCGGAATAGCCGTATACCTGATGTTCCTCGCCGAAAGCTCCTACGACACCCCCAAACGGAGGGCTGAGGAACGACACAGACGTGATCAAGAAGAGCGAGAGCAAAAAGTAGCCGGGAAGCAATCGTAG
- the LOC6535971 gene encoding probable 18S rRNA (guanine-N(7))-methyltransferase yields the protein MARRPEHSAPPEIFYNDDEAKKYSTNTRIIEIQVEMAERALELLALPDDDECRLILDIGCGSGLSGSVLEDSEHMWIGIDISKSMLDIAVEREVAGDVILGDMGEGMPFKPGTFDGAISISALQWLCNADKSYHNPHKRLLKFFTTLFSCLTRTARAVFQFYPENSDQIEMVTSQAMKAGFYGGLVVDYPNSAKAKKYYLVLMTGGSAELPKALGSPEEERRVNYIKKRDACREARGKPPKKSRDWILAKKERRRRQGLETRPDTKYTARKRTGKF from the exons ATGGCCAGACGACCAGAGCATTCGGCGCCGCCAGAAATT TTCTATAACGATGATGAGGCCAAGAAATATTCCACAAA CACCCGCATCATTGAGATCCAAGTGGAAATGGCCGAACGTGCCTTGGAACTATTAGCGCTCCCGGATGATGATGAGTGTCGCTTGATTTTGGACATCGGCTGCGGCTCGGGGCTATCAGGAAGCGTTCTTGAGGACAGCGAACACATGTGGATCGGCATTGACATTTCAAAATCTATGCTTGATATCGCAGTGGAACGCGAGGTAGCGGGGGATGTGATTCTGGGGGACATGGGCGAGGGAATGCCCTTTAAGCCGGGCACCTTTGATGGCGCCATCTCGATCTCTGCCCTCCAGTGGCTCTGCAATGCGGACAAGTCGTATCACAATCCTCACAAGCGCCTGCTGAAGTTCTTCACCACCTTGTTTTCCTGCCTGACTCGAACCGCCCGAGCTGTCTTCCAGTTTTATCCGGAAAACTCCGACCAGATCGAGATGGTCACCTCACAAGCTATGAAGGCGGGATTTTACGGTGGATTGGTTGTCGACTATCCAAACTCCGCCAAGGCAAAAAAGTACTACCTCGTGCTCATGACTGGAGGATCAGCTGAGCTGCCGAAGGCTTTGG GTTCACCTGAAGAGGAACGTCGTGTCAATTATATCAAAAAACGTGATGCTTGCCGTGAGGCCCGTGGGAAACCACCAAAGAAATCCCGCGATTGGATCCTAGCCAAGAAAGAGCGTCGACGTCGCCAGGGGTTGGAAACCCGCCCAGACACAAAGTACACTGCACGCAAGCGCACcggcaaattttga